The proteins below come from a single Pararge aegeria chromosome W unlocalized genomic scaffold, ilParAegt1.1 SUPER_W_unloc_1, whole genome shotgun sequence genomic window:
- the LOC120636741 gene encoding uncharacterized protein LOC120636741: MSKLKEVKDEDSQYKMSDIDLNVLIKFIGTFDGTREKLTPFINNCRNAINLASATQTEILFKYILSRLEGKAETACAVKEFTKWSQLEEFLKTQFGDIKHYAYLLSDLQECKQGRNESVSHYSLRVEACLAKLLTEINISIPTRKKDELAGRVAAMQDLALNVFMIGLQSSLSTVVRCRDPNTLNEAINLATAEEKIVGINNRKYTNPTTGSFIANNFEQRRQNHSTATYSRPQLQPQAQFKPSSNTPVCRYCKNLGHTIENCRKRQYNNNRRFNNIENAHSPNRQPPNSFLPRNRIHLTNSSDDQCFGVDNHNNDPLNE, from the coding sequence ATGTCAAAACTGAAAGAAGTAAAGGACGAAGACTCTCAATACAAAATGTCAGATATTGATTTAAAcgtattaattaaattcattggAACCTTCGACGGTACCAGAGAAAAGTTGACTccctttattaataattgtcgTAATGCGATTAACCTTGCATCGGCCACACAAACAGAAATTCTTTTCAAATATATCCTTAGCCGCCTTGAAGGCAAAGCAGAAACTGCATGCGCTGTAAAGGAATTCACCAAGTGGTCACAGTTAGAAGAATTTCTAAAAACACAATTCGGCGACATAAAACATTATGCTTATCTTCTCTCCGACCTGCAGGAATGCAAACAAGGTCGCAACGAATCCGTGAGCCATTACTCCTTAAGAGTTGAGGCTTGTCTCGCAAAACTCTTAACcgaaataaacatttcaattcCAACGAGGAAGAAAGACGAATTAGCCGGCCGTGTAGCCGCAATGCAAGATTTAGCCCTCAACGTATTTATGATTGGTCTTCAATCATCGCTATCCACGGTCGTTAGATGTAGGGACCCCAACACTCTTAATGAGGCAATAAATCTTGCCACTGCTGAGGAAAAAATCGTAGGAATCAACAACCGAAAATATACAAACCCGACCACAGGCTCCTTTATTGCGAATAACTTCGAACAGCGCAGACAAAATCACTCAACTGCAACATACTCAAGGCCACAGTTACAACCTCAGGCTCAATTCAAACCAAGCTCCAACACACCCGTCTGCAGGTACTGCAAAAACCTTGGTCACACTATAGAAAATTGCAGGAAACGACAATACAATAACAATAGACGTTTCAACAACATAGAAAACGCACATAGTCCGAATCGTCAACCTCCAAATAGTTTCCTACCGCGAAACCGGATACACCTGACTAACTCTTCAGACGATCAATGTTTTGGTGTAGACAACCATAATAACGATCCTTTAAACGAGTAG
- the LOC120636742 gene encoding histone-lysine N-methyltransferase SETMAR-like, whose protein sequence is MEKIEHRAVIKFLTKQGKSVQTILEEMSSVYGESCPGKTMVYKWHTLFKQGRASLEDDPRPGRPIEVTTPEIIQKVEKLILEDARLKKKQLAEMVGVSDTTIFKILHDHLGMTKVSARWEPRMLTPPQKQQRVECSRAFLDLCNEDQDGVLTRIVTGDETWVHHYEPESKQDSMQWHKKGTPPPKKFKVSQSAGKIMATIFWDSEGFLLIDYKDKGVSITGEYYASILERLKEAIKAKRRGKLTKGVLLLHDNAPVHKSRVALASLYKMGFDILVHPPYSPDLAPSDNYLFPKMKKELRGKKFSSDEEVKEAVSAYFSDKEKTFFFEGIHKLIERSEKCIRVAGG, encoded by the coding sequence atggagaaaatcgaGCACCGCGCTGTCATAAAGTTCCTTACCAAGCAAGGTAAATCGGTTCAAACCATACTAGAAGAGATGTCATCCGTTTACGGGGAGTCTTGCCCCGGTAAAACCATGGTTTATAAGTGGCATACCCTGTTTAAGCAAGGCAGGGCCTCACTTGAAGATGATCCTCGGCCAGGACGGCCGATCGAGGTGACCACTCCggaaataattcaaaaagtgGAAAAATTAATACTGGAAGATGCTAGACTAAAGAAGAAACAGCTCGCAGAAATGGTTGGAGTATCCGATACAACcatatttaaaattcttcaCGATCATCTCGGCATGACCAAAGTCAGTGCAAGGTGGGAGCCGAGAATGCTCACGCCGCCTCAAAAACAACAGCGCGTAGAGTGTTCTCGCGCGTTTTTGGACCTCTGTAATGAAGACCAGGATGGAGTATTGACTCGAATTGTTACTGGGGATGAAACTTGGGTTCATCATTATGAACCTGAGTCTAAACAAGATTCTATGCAGTGGCACAAAAAAGGTACACCACCACCAAAGAAATTTAAGGTGTCACAGTCGGCGGGAAAAATCATGGCGACAATCTTTTGGGACTCAGAAGGATTCTTGTTGATAGATTATAAAGATAAAGGTGTCTCCATAACCGGAGAATACTACGCTTCAATCTTAGAGCGATTAAAGGAAGCAATCAAGGCAAAAAGAAGGGGAAAATTAACCAAAGGTGTCCTCCTTCTGCACGACAACGCGCCTGTGCACAAGAGCCGTGTTGCGTTGGCTTCCCTGTATAAGATGGGCTTCGATATTTTGGTTCATCCACCCTACAGTCCTGACCTGGCTCCCAGTGATAATTATCTCtttccaaaaatgaaaaaagaacttCGGGGGAAGAAGTTCTCAAGCGATGAAGAAGTGAAGGAAGCAGTTTCAGCTTATTTTTCagacaaagaaaaaacattttttttcgagGGTATACATAAGCTAATTGAAAGATCTGAAAAATGTATTAGGGTTGCAGGAGGAtaa